From Drosophila virilis strain 15010-1051.87 unplaced genomic scaffold, Dvir_AGI_RSII-ME tig00001898, whole genome shotgun sequence, the proteins below share one genomic window:
- the LOC138911672 gene encoding uncharacterized protein: protein MKTMHDYKQKGYMRRLKDSSDTLASLMGVLIRFRERPIAVSDDIREMFHQVKVRLADQPALKFLWRDGDSSRFPETYVMQVMTFGASCSPALANYVKNRNAERFVAEQPDAVKAICENTFVDDWLQSVDTGAEMIQLAATVKRIHASGGFEMRRWTSNSKQVIQALEDDCEELDKRIRAQDEPQETVLGLWWLPGQDLLTFLGLLGFFNIRAKIILRNIWRSNIGWDDDLTNEDEADWQHWLDLVSNLNAVRITRCMKWVSRTQAAQMHTFVDASMNAYAAVVFLRAELDGQVHCCLVASKTRVAPLKPVSIPRMELMAAVLGLRLAKCIQKEVSVRIHRRTFWTDSKDVLYWIRSDARKFQQLVALRIGEILEESDVDSWRWVPSAQNVADDGTKWTKTPEIHGSTSVPDLQRFSKLEKLRAVQLCVLDSLRNITKKVRLDGGLDLQKTLLLKRSNEMDVIFIRICQEEEFYNDSGILRIKGRIDNIEGVEVCVKRPIILPRRHQLTYLLVEFHHRRYHHLHNEIVVNELRQRYWACGLRALVREVSNTCPACRIRRTRPKPPGMGDLPIERLSHYTPPFTFTGVDYFGPYNIVVRRREKRWDVLFTCLTVRAVNLDIATSLSTDSYLCVLKSFVARSCCPRRMLSDNGTNFRGASRDHMGGSWERMVRSTKSILSEILPASGLRKEVLRAALAGVESVLNSRPLTYVPLVI from the exons ATGAAAACGATGCACGATTACAAACAGAAGGGATATATGCGCCGGTTGAAGGATA GTTCAGATACACTAGCATCTTTGATGGGGGTGCTAATACGCTTCCGAGAGCGTCCTATCGCAGTATCCGACGACATAAGGGAAATGTTTCATCAAGTCAAGGTGCGCCTAGCAGACCAACCGGCACTTAAGTTTCTCTGGCGTGATGGAGATTCGTCACGCTTCCCGGAAACATACGTTATGCAAGTCATGACGTTTGGAGCATCCTGCTCGCCAGCTCTAGCAAATTACGTTAAGAATCGCAATGCCGAGCGGTTTGTAGCGGAGCAGCCGGATGCCGTAAAGGCGATTTGCGAAAACACATTTGTCGACGACTGGCTGCAGTCGGTGGATACTGGAGCTGAAATGATACAGTTAGCTGCGACTGTAAAAAGGATTCATGCTAGTGGCGGCTTCGAGATGCGCCGCTGGACATCAAATTCTAAGCAAGTTATACAGGCGCTGGAAGACGACTGTGAGGAGTTGGACAAGCGTATCAGAGCTCAGGATGAACCGCAAGAGACGGTCTTAGGCCTGTGGTGGCTACCTGGACAAGATCTGTTGACGTTT CTCGGGCTGCTAGGATTCTTTAATATACGCGCTAAGATCATCCTTCGGAACATATGGCGATCCAATATCGGATGGGATGACGACCTCACTAACGAAGACGAAGCCGATTGGCAGCACTGGCTTGATctagtttcaaatttgaatgccgtCCGCATTACACGGTGCATGAAGTGGGTGAGCCGAACCCAGGCTGCGCAGATGCATACATTCGTTGACGCCAGTATGAATGCTTACGCCGCAGTTGTATTTTTGCGGGCTGAACTTGATGGCCAAGTACATTGCTGTTTGGTCGCCTCGAAAACGAGAGTAGCACCCCTAAAGCCCGTGTCCATACCTCGAATGGAACTGATGGCCGCGGTCTTAGGTCTGAGACTGGCCAAATGTATCCAAAAGGAAGTGTCGGTACGCATACATAGGCGAACATTCTGGACAGATTCAAAGGATGTGCTCTACTGGATCCGTTCCGATGCTCGAAAGTTCCAGCAATTGGTAGCCCTTCGGATAGGAGAGATTTTAGAAGAATCAGATGTGGACAGCTGGCGATGGGTACCATCGGCTCAAAACGTGGCAGACGATGGTACGAAGTGGACTAAAACGCCTGAAATTCATGGGTCAACCAG CGTGCCGGATCTGCAGCGTTTCAGCAAGCTAGAAAAATTGAGAGCCGTACAGCTATGCGTACTGGATTCCCTACGGAATATTACTAAGAAGGTCAGATTGGACGGAGGACTGGATCTGCAGAAGACGCTGCTCCTTAAAAGAAGCAATGAAATGGATGTGATTTTTATCCGGATTTGTCAAGAAGAGGAGTTTTATA ATGACTCGGGCATTCTACGTATTAAAGGACGGATAGACAATATAGAAGGAGTTGAAGTCTGCGTAAAACGCCCGATAATTCTGCCAAGACGACATCAATTGACGTATCTGCTGGTTGAGTTTCATCACCGCAGATATCATCACCTACACAACGAAATCGTCGTAAATGAACTGCGGCAGCGGTACTGGGCTTGTGGCTTACGAGCTTTGGTGAGAGAAGTTTCCAATACCTGCCCAGCGTGCCGCATACGACGCACCCGCCCAAAGCCGCCAGGGATGGGCGACCTGCCAATCGAACGATTATCGCACTATACTCCACCGTTCACATTTACTGGAGTGGATTACTTCGGCCCCTACAACATTGTCGTACGGCGTCGTGAGAAGCGCTGGGACGTGCTATTTACATGCCTTACGGTGCGCGCCGTTAACCTAGATATAGCTACGTCGCTCTCAACTGACTCATACTTATGCGTTCTGAAGTCGTTCGTGGCCAGAAGCTGCTGCCCCCGCCGCATGCTGTCGGACAATGGCACAAATTTTAGAGGCGCTAGCAGA GATCACATGGGAGGATCGTGGGAACGAATGGTGCGCTCTACAAAGTCAATACTGTCGGAAATTCTGCCGGCCTCTGGGTTACGAAAGGAGGTGCTACGAGCAGCATTGGCTGGCGTAGAAAGCGTGCTCAACTCAAGGCCACTCACTTATGTTCCCTTGGTCATCTGA